One Serpentinicella alkaliphila DNA segment encodes these proteins:
- a CDS encoding DUF3108 domain-containing protein has product MKKISILIILSLVICFGCSPKAQVFEDFSKVNIVWDDYEKATYDLFVDGVKTAGYEVLIEQNIDDDTLVYKVESTITSKDGVGIQGAVVNRFMEPKNSYYKQTIRGGNITRSAEIYGVYEHGNLSVDRIIGEKYESQSVELPENSIDNEYSLMLARNLPLTKGYSTSLNIAVIATAQVSPYKISVEGIEKIKVPYGEVECYKVVWKYRGIGRVPNIYSWYSTGSDKKMIKYVNQNLELTLTEFSTSKN; this is encoded by the coding sequence TTGAAAAAGATTAGTATTCTGATAATTTTAAGCTTGGTCATATGTTTTGGTTGTAGCCCAAAAGCACAGGTTTTTGAAGACTTTAGTAAAGTTAATATAGTTTGGGATGATTACGAAAAGGCTACATACGATTTATTTGTTGATGGAGTAAAGACAGCTGGATACGAAGTGTTGATTGAACAAAACATAGATGATGATACATTAGTTTACAAAGTTGAATCAACTATTACTTCAAAAGATGGGGTGGGAATTCAAGGTGCAGTAGTAAATAGATTTATGGAACCCAAAAACTCCTATTACAAGCAGACAATTAGAGGTGGTAATATAACTAGAAGTGCAGAAATATACGGAGTTTATGAACATGGAAATTTATCAGTAGATAGAATTATTGGAGAAAAATATGAATCTCAATCTGTCGAGCTACCAGAAAACTCTATCGATAATGAATATAGTCTTATGCTTGCGCGGAATCTACCTTTAACAAAAGGATATAGTACGAGTTTAAACATTGCTGTTATTGCTACAGCTCAGGTTTCCCCTTATAAAATAAGTGTTGAAGGTATTGAAAAAATTAAAGTTCCTTATGGAGAAGTAGAATGCTATAAAGTAGTATGGAAATACAGGGGAATAGGAAGAGTGCCAAATATATATTCTTGGTATAGTACTGGTAGTGATAAAAAAATGATCAAATATGTCAATCAAAACCTAGAGTTAACATTAACTGAGTTTAGTACAAGTAAAAATTAA